The Anaerolineae bacterium genome includes the window AAGGCGCCGTCTACGTAACTCAGTTCTGGCGGCAACGGCAGGCAGTTCACCTCGTTGGTTAGAAGCAGGTCGGCATCCGAGCCATGAATGTGGCTCCCGTAGCCCTTACGCTCTGGACACCATTGGATATAGCCGCTCAGACAGTATCGGCAGTGTCCACAGCCGAGATAATGATAGACGGTTACACGGTCCCCAATCTTGACGTGGCGGACATCCTCGCCCAGGGCTACCACGTCTCCACTCGGCTCATGGCCGACGATTAGTCCCTCGCGCCATTTCAGAGCCTCAGGCGTCGCCCGATACAGATGCAGATCGCTGCCGCAGATCGCTGCTACTCGCATTCGGACCACGACCTGCCGGGGGCCTGGCTGTGGGTCAGGGAAATCTTGGACAAGCACTTGACGATTGCCCAGAAGAAGAACGCCGCGCATAGAAGCTCTCTCCTCCTCTGCAGTGGCCATTATCAATAGACGTGCATACTGCCATCCACCCGACGGACAATAGGCATATACGCCCGCTGATAGGGATATTTCTTTGCCAGCTCTTCGTTAATGTCCACACCCAACCCTGGCTTTTCATGGGGATAGGCATATCCTGCGCGAAAAACGCAGGCTCCCGGCATGACTTCGTGCACCAGATCAGGGAAGGTTACCCATTCCTGCACGCCGAAATTGGGGATAGCCAGATCTAAGTGCACAGCGGCTGCCTGGCCAATGGGGCCGATATCAGCGGCGCCGTGGAAGGCGGTGCGGATCTGGAACGTCTCAGCCAGGGCGCAGATCTTCCTCGCCTCGGTGATCCCTCCCACGTGGATGGGCGCAATGCGGATGAAATCGATCCACTGCTTCTGGAAGAGTGGCAAGCAGTCCCAGCGAGAAGTGAAGAGCTCGCCCATGGCGATCGCGGTCGTGGAGGCGGCGCGGACGAGTTGAAAGCTCTCCTTGTGCTCTGGGCGGAGGGGATCCTCTAGGAAGAAGAGGCGATACGGCTCTAGCCGTTTGGCCAGCCAGGCCGCCTCGATAGGTGTCAGTTGCTCATGTACATCGTGTAGAAGCTCAACTTCCTCGCCCAGTGCCTTGCGTAGATGCTCGAAGAGCTTGACTGTGCTGATCAGGTATGGAGCTGGGTTGAAGAAATCGGTGCCCGGGATGTTAGGCTGGGTGGAGGGCTCGTATCTGACCATCCCCGGCCCTCCATAGCCGCCATAGCCGCCACGCAGTTGCGCTCGAACGTACTTGTATCCATTTTCCAGGAACCGACGCACGTCCTCTTCGACCTCAGCGGGATCGCGTCCGTAGGCGTGGCCATAGCAGGCGACCCCCTCTCGCGATCGGCCTCCCAGCAGTTGGTAAACCGGAAGGCCGGCCACCTTGCCCTTGATGTCCCATAGGGCTAGATCAATGGCCCCCAGCGCCGCGGCGAAGATCGGCCCGCCGCGCCAATACGACCAGTAGTAGAGCAGTTGCCAGGCGTCCTCAGTGGCCAGCGGATCGCGCCCGATGAGCAGGTGCGAGGCGTGTTCGATGGCTTGGGCCACGGCTAGCTCGCTCCCGTTGAGGGTGCCATCGCCTACGCCGTAGAGGCCATCCTGATCGGTCATGACCTTCACGAGGACGTAATTGCGGGTTGGGCAGGTCACGATCACGCGTATTTCAGTGATTTTCATCCTCCACCTCCTGGAAAAGTTTCAAATCGGCTGTCCGGGCGGGCTCAGTTGCGCTGTGATCCCGCCATCTACGTAGAGGACCTGGCCCGTGATATAGCTGGCATCGGGCGAGGCCAAGAACGCGACGGCGGCGCCAATTTCCAAGGGCAAGCCAAAGCGGCCCAAGGGGATGCGCTGGGCGACAGCCTGTGCGGCTGGGTGATCCGGAGCAGGCGTGTGTTCGGTACGAATAGCCCCTGGCGCGACAGCATTGACGCGGATACCGTAAACGGCCAGCTCCAGCGCCATGGCGCGGGTCATAGCGTCTATTGCCCCTTTGGTGACATCGTAGGGCAAGCCCTGCCAATGCGCGCGCAGCCCGCCGACGGAGCTGATATGAACGATGTTCCCCCGTCCGGCTCTCCGCATCACCTCGGCAGCCCGACAGGCACATAGATAAGGGCCTCTGATATTGCTGGCCAGTTGGTAGTCTAGCAGGGCTTCATCTACCTCGAAAAAGTGAACCCGTTGGAGATCAGCGGCATTGTTGACTAGCAAGTCCACCGTCCCAAAGGCGCTCAGCGTCTTCTGAAACAGATGGTCTACTTCCTGCGTTCGGCTCACGTCGCCTGGGATGGCCAAGGCCTCAGCTCCCAGCTCGCGTAGCGCTTCTGCTGTGGCCATTACTGTTTCAGGGTTGCGGCCATTGATCACGACCCGCATGCCCTCGCGGGCCAGGCGGATGGCGATCCCTTTACCGATGCCGCGGCTGGAGCCGGTGATAACGGCCACTTGTCCCCTGAGCTCTGGATAGCGAGGTGAAATGGACTCGTAGAGCGAACGCAGTTCCGTGATTTCTTTTATGTCGAGTTGGTCCGCCATTCCTGTTAACTCCCCTTGGGCTTACTTTCGAGAGAACAACTTCGAGAGTTCCTCTTTTGCAATGCTTGGGGATCCTTCATAAAGATAACAAGCTACGGCGCGTTGGCTTTCAGTTTGGAAAAGAGGGGGTGGGATCTTGCGGCACTGATCCATCGCATAAGAGCAACGATTGGCAAACTTACATCCTCGGTTAGTTTCAGTTGATACATCTTCTCTAATGATGGTCTGTGTTTGTCCCCATCTCCGCTTCAAGTCAGGCCAGGGGATAGAATCTATCAAAAGCTGCGTATAGGGATGTCGTGGCTCTTTGATGATCTGGTCCACACTACCAGCTTCCATCACGGAGCCCTGGTAAAGGACAACGATATAGTGGCTGATGTGATATGCCGTGGTCAAGTCATGAGTGATGTATAGGATAGAGATACCGAAATCTCGGTTTAGTTTGTACAGGCTCTCCAGGATTATAGCGCGCAAAGAGGCATCAACCATTGAGACAGGCTCATCCGCAATGATGAGCTTAGGTTTCAACAGCAAGGCTCGCGCTACCACGACACGTTGTCGCTGGCCTCCACTCAACTGATGTGGATAACGGCCAAGAGTCTCCTCCGGGCGTAATCCTACTCCTAACAGAGCTTGCTCAATTAGAGTATAGGCCTCTGTCTTCGACTTAGCGAGGTGAAACTTGGCTATAGGAACGCTGAGGATGTGATCAACTTTGTAAAAGGGGTTATACACAGCAAAGGGATCTTGAAAGATCGCCTGAACTTCTCGTCGGAATTCGAGCCGTTCTTTACGAGACAATTTCTGAAGGTCTTTGCCCTTGTATAGGACTCTTCCTCGCGTTGGAGCCAGAAACCCTAAGAGCAGCAACCCCAGGGTTGTCTTGCCGCTTCCACTCTCGCCAGCCACTGTGATGATCGAACCAAAATCAGCGCCTGCCCTGGCTTCTTCTATGGAAAGAGAAATGTCCTCGAGGGCAATGGTGGCGCTCTTATGCAGCATACCTCGAGTGAACACCTTAGTAACGTTCTGGAGCTCCATTAAAGCGGTCATTGTTCTGTCCTATATAGGTGGCAAGCAACCGAACGTCCGAACTCAACAGGCTGAAACGATGGGATTTGTCGAGAGCAGATATCCATCGTTTGAGGGCATCGAGGATGGAACACACATCCGGGTGGCACATCTAAAAGCGAAGGGGTAAGGCCGGGGATGCCCTTAAAGACCCCCTTGCTTTCCAAGGTGGGCAAACTGCTGATCAGTAGTTGGGTATACGGGTGTAAAGGCCGGGTAAAGATGTCATAAACAGCCCCCATCTCCACCAGCCTTCCAGCATACATCACTGCTAAGCGGTCTACAAACTGAGCCATTAGCCCCATATCGTGTCCGATCAAAATGACTGAGATCCCCAGCCTCTCCTGAAGCCGCGCGATGGTCTCCATCACTTGCCGCTGAATGACCACATCTAGGGCGCTAGTTGGCTCATCGGCTAGGATCACCTTGGGATGCAGGGAGATAGCGATAGCGATGCAAACTCGCTGCTTCATGCCTCCGCTCAGCTCATGCGGGTACATCGAGGCTACTTTTGGGTCTAATTCCACTAGCTCCAGGACCTCACGCACCCGATCTTCATACGCCAGGGTGTCCATATGGCCGTTGTGGGCCTTTATGGCGTCTATAATCTGATCCTTGATGCGCATTACGGGGTTAAGGGAATTCATAGCCCCTTGCGGGATCAGGCTGATCTGGCTCAACCGAATTTGGCGCATCTCCTCTTCAGAGAGTCGAAGCAAGTCGCGACCTTCTAAGAGGATTTGCCCTCCTTCGATTCGGCCCGGCGGTTTAATCAACCGCATGGAGGCAAGTGCTACAGTAGATTTGCCAGACCCTGACTCTCCTACTAGGCCCAGTCTGGTTCCCCTTTCCAAGCTGAAACTCACCCCCTCAACTGCTTTCACCACTCCAGCGTCGGTATGATAATACACCCGTAACTCGTTGACCTGAAGCACGTGACCGTTCACGCAGCCCTCCGAACCCGGGGATTAGCCAACTCATCTAGCCCAGCAGCTAGCAGGAAAAGCCCCACAAACAGGATGACAATGACTGTGATAGGGGAGAGTCCCCACCACCATAGCCCACGCAGGAAGGCAGAATAATAGATCACCCAATAGATGGTCATCCCTAATGTAGGCTCTCTCATCGGCCCTAAGCCCAGAGCCTCTAGCCCGATAGAAGCCAAAATAGCGGAGGCGACTGAGCCTACAAAACTAGCGGCTAGATAAGGTAAAAGATTTGGCATAAGCTCTTTGACGATAATCTCCGGTCCGCTCATGCCGGAGAGCCGGGCCATCATCACAAAGGGCCTCTCTCGCAAAGTAAGCACTTGAGCTCTGATTGTGCGGGTAGGCCACATCCAAGCCAGAAGGGCTACGACAAGAGCCATGCCTTCCACTGTCATTTCGCGCTTCAGAGACGAAGCGATGACCACCAGGACCAAAAGCCCTGGTACCGTGAGTAGCACATCAACGATCCAACGGATGATGGTATCCAAGACACCGCCGTAAAAGGCTGCAAGAAAGCCTAAGATAGTCCCAACGCCCAGGCCGATGGCACCCGCGATCAGGCCGATCCGTAAGGTGAGGCGCGTGCCCACAATCATGGCGACTAGCAGGTCCCTTCCTTGGCTATCAGTGCCCAAGGGATACTCTAGCGACGGCGGTTTGTTGGGGGGTGCGGCCAGCGGGTAAGCCTTCTGGGGATCCACCAACAAAGCCCCTACCCCAGCAAAGAGCAACAGAAACAGCAATAATGCCAATCCAGCTCCAAGCGTGGGATTGCGTCGCGTGTAGCGCCAGAAGTTTAGCAACCTGTTCGCAGGTGCCGCCATCTATCTCCTCTCATAGCTAATACGGGGGTCTAGTAAGGGATAGAGGATGTCCATGATCAGCATAGCTAGGCCGATGGCCAGGATCAACACAAAAACAATGCCATAGATCGTGAAATAATCGAGATAGGTAATGGATCTGGCTAGTAACGTCCCCATACCAGGGTAGCCAAAAACCAACTCCACTAAGACAAAACCTGACACCACCTGCCCTAGGGAGAGGGCCAAAGAGGTCACCTGGGGGAGCAAGGCATTTCGAACAGCATACCAGAAGAAAATCCGCCCCTCTTTCAAGCCCTTGGCCTCGGCGAAGGTGATGTAATCTTCCCCTTCTACTGTTACCATCATTCCTCGCATTCCCAGGGCCCAAAACCCAGCTCCAGCTAACACGACAGAAAGGGCAGGCAAGACGGAGTGCTTGAGCACATCACTAATGAAAGCGAGGTTAAAGGCAGGGATCATGCCGATAGAGTAACCGCCTCCCAAGGGAAAAAGTCGAGTGCGAAAAGCCAGAAAATAGATCAACAAAAGACCAAGTAGGTAATAGGGTACAGACGAAAGTGTCATTAAGGGTGGGATCAAAAAACGCAAGAATCTCGGCCCTTTCGGCCAGGCAATTAAGGCCCCTACCAAAGTTCCAAAGGCAAAAGCAATAAGGGTCGTCACAGTCAGAAGTCCGATAGTCCAAGGCAAGGCTTCACCGATAAGCTCCAGCACTGTTTTCGGATAATTAGCGATGGAGTATCCCAGATCCAAACGAGCCATATTACCCAAATAATTCAGGTACTGTTGCCACAAGGGCTTATCTAGACCGAACTGGGCTTCGTAAGCCTTGATCATCTCCTCCAACCCTTCTTGGAGGTATCCACCCGTCCTCGCCTGCTCGGCTAGTCGTTCACGGATTGGGTTTCTGGGATTGAGTTTCGGGATGAAGAAGTTAAGTGTGGAAGCTGTCCAAATGACGAGGATGAGCAGAAAGATGCGTCTCAGCAGATAGCTAAGCCGCATAGGATTTCCTTTCTTTGCAGAGATAGAAAATGACCTGCGAGCCAGCCTCGAAGCCGGAGCCGGCTCGCAGGCCCCTATTCCGTAGAGAGGCTAACCGCTATTGCGTGGGTTCGAGATTCATGAGGAGCAATGGCAAGGTCAAATGCCAGAAAGCTCCGTTCACATATGGGTTCTCTTCTGTTGGCCAATTGGTCCAGTACGTGGTGTTCATGGGGATCCTATGATGCCATTGGACAATCGGCGCGTCAGGCAACTCCCTTAGCCAGATCTCCATTGCTTTGTGGAACAGATCAAAGAGCCTGGGATCACCCATGGGGACTTTGCCCATCTCATCAACGATCTTGTCGAATTCCTCATTCCGCCAACGGGAGAAGGGATACGTAGGCGTACCTGTGGGTTTGTAGTGCCGGCTATGGAACAACGTGAGGGTGAAGTATGGATCCGCAATGC containing:
- a CDS encoding ABC transporter ATP-binding protein produces the protein MNGHVLQVNELRVYYHTDAGVVKAVEGVSFSLERGTRLGLVGESGSGKSTVALASMRLIKPPGRIEGGQILLEGRDLLRLSEEEMRQIRLSQISLIPQGAMNSLNPVMRIKDQIIDAIKAHNGHMDTLAYEDRVREVLELVELDPKVASMYPHELSGGMKQRVCIAIAISLHPKVILADEPTSALDVVIQRQVMETIARLQERLGISVILIGHDMGLMAQFVDRLAVMYAGRLVEMGAVYDIFTRPLHPYTQLLISSLPTLESKGVFKGIPGLTPSLLDVPPGCVFHPRCPQTMDICSRQIPSFQPVEFGRSVACHLYRTEQ
- a CDS encoding ABC transporter ATP-binding protein; this encodes MTALMELQNVTKVFTRGMLHKSATIALEDISLSIEEARAGADFGSIITVAGESGSGKTTLGLLLLGFLAPTRGRVLYKGKDLQKLSRKERLEFRREVQAIFQDPFAVYNPFYKVDHILSVPIAKFHLAKSKTEAYTLIEQALLGVGLRPEETLGRYPHQLSGGQRQRVVVARALLLKPKLIIADEPVSMVDASLRAIILESLYKLNRDFGISILYITHDLTTAYHISHYIVVLYQGSVMEAGSVDQIIKEPRHPYTQLLIDSIPWPDLKRRWGQTQTIIREDVSTETNRGCKFANRCSYAMDQCRKIPPPLFQTESQRAVACYLYEGSPSIAKEELSKLFSRK
- a CDS encoding ABC transporter permease, whose product is MAAPANRLLNFWRYTRRNPTLGAGLALLLFLLLFAGVGALLVDPQKAYPLAAPPNKPPSLEYPLGTDSQGRDLLVAMIVGTRLTLRIGLIAGAIGLGVGTILGFLAAFYGGVLDTIIRWIVDVLLTVPGLLVLVVIASSLKREMTVEGMALVVALLAWMWPTRTIRAQVLTLRERPFVMMARLSGMSGPEIIVKELMPNLLPYLAASFVGSVASAILASIGLEALGLGPMREPTLGMTIYWVIYYSAFLRGLWWWGLSPITVIVILFVGLFLLAAGLDELANPRVRRAA
- a CDS encoding glucose 1-dehydrogenase, coding for MADQLDIKEITELRSLYESISPRYPELRGQVAVITGSSRGIGKGIAIRLAREGMRVVINGRNPETVMATAEALRELGAEALAIPGDVSRTQEVDHLFQKTLSAFGTVDLLVNNAADLQRVHFFEVDEALLDYQLASNIRGPYLCACRAAEVMRRAGRGNIVHISSVGGLRAHWQGLPYDVTKGAIDAMTRAMALELAVYGIRVNAVAPGAIRTEHTPAPDHPAAQAVAQRIPLGRFGLPLEIGAAVAFLASPDASYITGQVLYVDGGITAQLSPPGQPI
- a CDS encoding D-galactonate dehydratase family protein, giving the protein MKITEIRVIVTCPTRNYVLVKVMTDQDGLYGVGDGTLNGSELAVAQAIEHASHLLIGRDPLATEDAWQLLYYWSYWRGGPIFAAALGAIDLALWDIKGKVAGLPVYQLLGGRSREGVACYGHAYGRDPAEVEEDVRRFLENGYKYVRAQLRGGYGGYGGPGMVRYEPSTQPNIPGTDFFNPAPYLISTVKLFEHLRKALGEEVELLHDVHEQLTPIEAAWLAKRLEPYRLFFLEDPLRPEHKESFQLVRAASTTAIAMGELFTSRWDCLPLFQKQWIDFIRIAPIHVGGITEARKICALAETFQIRTAFHGAADIGPIGQAAAVHLDLAIPNFGVQEWVTFPDLVHEVMPGACVFRAGYAYPHEKPGLGVDINEELAKKYPYQRAYMPIVRRVDGSMHVY
- a CDS encoding ABC transporter permease, encoding MIKAYEAQFGLDKPLWQQYLNYLGNMARLDLGYSIANYPKTVLELIGEALPWTIGLLTVTTLIAFAFGTLVGALIAWPKGPRFLRFLIPPLMTLSSVPYYLLGLLLIYFLAFRTRLFPLGGGYSIGMIPAFNLAFISDVLKHSVLPALSVVLAGAGFWALGMRGMMVTVEGEDYITFAEAKGLKEGRIFFWYAVRNALLPQVTSLALSLGQVVSGFVLVELVFGYPGMGTLLARSITYLDYFTIYGIVFVLILAIGLAMLIMDILYPLLDPRISYERR